One Gloeothece verrucosa PCC 7822 DNA window includes the following coding sequences:
- a CDS encoding DUF29 domain-containing protein, translating into MDKTEGKLKNLPQNCPYSLERLLDINYLPE; encoded by the coding sequence ATGGATAAAACCGAGGGGAAATTAAAAAACTTACCTCAAAATTGTCCTTATAGCTTAGAGCGGCTACTAGATATTAATTATCTGCCTGAATAA